A stretch of Chionomys nivalis chromosome 2, mChiNiv1.1, whole genome shotgun sequence DNA encodes these proteins:
- the LOC130867393 gene encoding receptor of activated protein C kinase 1-like produces MTEQMTLRGTLKGHNGWVTQIATTPQFPDMILSASRDKTIIMWKLTRDETNYGIPQRALRGHSHFVSDVVISSDGQFALSGSWDGTLRLWDLTTGTTTRRFVGHTKDVLSVAFSSDNRQIVSGSRDKTIKLWNTLGVCKYTVQDESHSEWVSCVRFSPNSSNPIIVSCGWDKLVKVWNLANCKLKTNHIGHTGYLNTVTVSPDGSLCASGGKDGQAMLWDLNEGKHLYTLDGGDIINALCFSPNCYWLCAATGPSIKIWDLEGKIIVDELKQEVISTSSKAEPPQCTSLAWSADGQTLFAGYTDNLVRVWQGTIGTR; encoded by the coding sequence ATGACCGAGCAGATGACCCTTCGTGGGACCCTCAAAGGCCATAACGGCTGGGTAACCCAGATCGCCACCACCCCGCAGTTCCCGGACATGATCCTGTCTGCGTCTCGAGACAAGACCATCATCATGTGGAAGCTGACCAGGGATGAGACCAACTATGGCATACCACAGCGTGCTCTACGAGGTCACTCACACTTTGTTAGTGATGTTGTTATCTCCTCTGATGGCCAGTTTGCCCTCTCAGGCTCCTGGGATGGAACACTGCGCCTCTGGGATCTCACAACGGGCACCACCACGAGACGATTTGTGGGCCATACTAAGGATGTGCTGAGTGTTGCCTTCTCTTCTGACAACCGGCAAATTGTCTCTGGATCCCGAGACAAGACCATAAAATTATGGAACACTCTGGGGGTCTGCAAGTACACTGTCCAGGATGAGAGTCATTCAGAATGGGTGTCTTGTGTCCGCTTCTCCCCAAATAGCAGCAACCCTATCATCGTCTCCTGTGGATGGGACAAGCTGGTCAAGGTATGGAATTTGGCTAACTGCAAGCTGAAGACCAACCATATTGGCCACACGGGCTACCTGAATACAGTGACAGTCTCTCCTGATGGATCTCTCTGTGCTTCTGGAGGCAAGGATGGCCAAGCCATGCTGTGGGATCTGAATGAAGGCAAACACCTTTACACACTGGATGGTGGGGACATCATCAATGCCTTGTGTTTCAGCCCCAACTGCTACTGGTTATGTGCTGCTACTGGCCCCAGTATCAAGATTTGGGACTTGGAGGGCAAGATCATTGTAGATGAGCTGAAGCAAGAAGTCATCAGCACCAGCAGCAAGGCAGAGCCACCCCAGTGCACCTCCCTGGCATGGTCTGCTGATGGCCAGACTCTGTTTGCTGGTTACACAGACAACCTGGTCCGAGTGTGGCAAGGGACTATTGGTACCCGCTAA